A genomic window from Sparus aurata chromosome 14, fSpaAur1.1, whole genome shotgun sequence includes:
- the fam180a gene encoding protein FAM180A: MTQLWAPFLVVYLSIYLAATQHHRKALYPSAYRIKRETHSLINPAFQRSVEDVNLLFEILLTGMQIDGAEHSMLIPDEELASMRNVEKLEVICDDILPKRLSDIRRLMAELAQRRQPLSRQDFERTVLTLVYTTQTLARVSSQQEREAWTDAAIKLFRAVQKDLKLS, from the exons ATGACGCAGCTGTGGGCTCCGTTCCTCGTCGTCTACCTGTCCATCTACCTGGCAGCCACTCAGCACCACAGAAAAG CTCTGTATCCGTCTGCATATAGGATAAAGCGTGAGACACACTCGTTGATCAACCCCGCGTTCCAGCGTTCGGTGGAGGACGTCAACCTGCTTTTTGAG ATCCTGCTGACTGGAATGCAGATAGACGGCGCAGAACACTCCATGCTGATCCCAGACGAGGAGCTGGCCTCCATGAGGAACGTCGAGAAGCTGGAGGTCATCTGTGACGACATCCTGCCCAAGAGGCTCTCCGACATTCGCCGTCTGATGGCAGAGCTCGCCCAGCGCCGGCAGCCTCTGAGCCGGCAGGACTTTGAGAGAACAGTGTTGACGCTGGTCTACACGACTCAGACGCTGGCTCGAGTCAGCAgccagcaggagagagaggcgTGGACAGACGCTGCGATAAAGCTGTTCAGAGCCGTTCAGAAAGACCTCAAACTCTCATGA